The following nucleotide sequence is from Methanolinea sp..
GTTTGAGATTCGATTTCATGAACAAGTTGATCCCGGGTTATCGATAAGCCAGTTGCGTGGTCTTGAAGGGGTACGTGTAAGGAAGAAATACGAGGAGTTTGCCGATCGGTTCCGGGTCAGATGGGAGGGGAGAAGGTACGACCCTGCTTTGTGGAGTGCATCTGATCTTCCTAATAAATGCCTGAGCGCAGGCACATCATGTCTCTATGGTGTGGTGGAGGCGGGGATTCTTGCAGCAGGGTATTCACCGGCAATAGGGATTCTTCATACCGGGGATCCGCTTTCATTTGTCTTTGATATTGCAGATCTCTTTAAATTTGAGACTGTTGTGCCTGCAGCGTTTGAAGTGGCCGGACACCGCCCCGTGCACCCTGAACGAATGGTCAGGCAAAAATGCAGGGATCTTTTCCGGCAGGAACGTATCCTGAACCGTATTATCCCCACCATCCAAGAAGTCCTTGATGCCGGAGGCCTTGAGTGGCCCAAACCATATGCTGATTCGGTTCTCCCTGCATTTGAAAAGGAATGACTGGTATGGGATTCATGGTGATTGTGACCGAAAATGCACCCCCCTCCCTGCGAGGAAAACTTACAATCTGGCTCCTTGAGATCCGTGCAGGGGTATATATAGGTAATTACTCGATTAAAGTACGGGAAATGATATGGAAGCATGTACTTCTGGGATTGGGAAAGGGTAATGCCGTGATGGCATGGCACGTCCCAAACGATGCGGGGTTTGATTTTGTCACTACCGGTATAAACAGGCGGATTCCATGCGAGATGGATGGAATTAAATTGATCTCATTCTTACCTGAAGAAAAATCAAAATCAAAAAAGTAAAATAGACCTTTTCTTTGTAGTACTTAAGTTGAAGAGAGTTCCCCACGCCCGTGGGGATGAACCACTGACAAAGTTTGTTTCTGGTTCATGGTCAGCGAGTTCCCCACGCCCGTGGGGATGAACCAGCACCAGGAGAACGTGACCGGATCGTATGATGGAGTTCCCCACGCCCGTGGGGATGAACCGTTCTGGGTCGTGGGAAGTGCTGCGACAGGTTGGAGTTCCCCACGCCCGTGGGGATGAACCGCCATAGCAGAACACAGTGGATGGAGCTGGTAAGAGTTCCCCACGCCCGTGGGGATGAACCCATTCTAGGATAAGTTGCACCCATCAAAACCACGAGTTCCCCACGCCCGTGGGGATGAACCGTAGTCAAGGTTCACCAGCTTCTCTTTCCTCCCGAGTTCCCCACGCCCGTGGGGATGAACCAATGGAACAGATGAACGATCTACTCGGGCTTCCGAGTTCCCCACGCCCGTGGGGATGAACCACCGGGGCGGAAGTCCTGGACAAAGCACTTGAAGAGTTCCCCACGCCCGTGGGGATGAACCGGGAGCTACCGGGGCATACGAAGCATATACCGAGAGTTCCCCACGCCCGTGGGGATGAACCAATTCCGCCGGAGTTCGTATGAGTGCAAAGAAGGAGTTCCCCACGCCCGTGGGGATGAACCATTCTTGCCCGGAACCGCAACCATTGAGAGCATGAGTTCCCCACGCCCGTGGGGATGAACCGAGCGGGTGAAAAAGATGGGTTTGGGTGCAACAGAGTTCCCCACGCCCGTGGGGATGAACCTCCTGGATATGTTGATGACTGGAGGATGCTGAAGAGTTCCCCACGCCCGTGGGGATGAACCTTCTACGATTCTTTCT
It contains:
- the cas1e gene encoding type I-E CRISPR-associated endonuclease Cas1 translates to MTPILPKIKPIPLKERSSLIFLEYGELDVLDGAFVLIDVRGVRIQIPIGGVACIMLEPGTRVSHAAVKLAAQVGCLLTWVGEGGVRLYSSGHPGGARSDRLLYQASIALNADARQRVVRKMFEIRFHEQVDPGLSISQLRGLEGVRVRKKYEEFADRFRVRWEGRRYDPALWSASDLPNKCLSAGTSCLYGVVEAGILAAGYSPAIGILHTGDPLSFVFDIADLFKFETVVPAAFEVAGHRPVHPERMVRQKCRDLFRQERILNRIIPTIQEVLDAGGLEWPKPYADSVLPAFEKE
- the cas2 gene encoding type I-E CRISPR-associated endoribonuclease Cas2: MGFMVIVTENAPPSLRGKLTIWLLEIRAGVYIGNYSIKVREMIWKHVLLGLGKGNAVMAWHVPNDAGFDFVTTGINRRIPCEMDGIKLISFLPEEKSKSKK